The genomic DNA AGTGTTGGTTCGTGAGAATCCCGCGAGTGGAGTCGCGGGCGTTGGCGCGTCAGCGCCTTCAGGAACTACAATGTCTAGTAACAACTCCAGTCGAAAGGTAGTTTCGGTGGCTGAACAGGCGTTCGAGCAAGCGGATGACAAGACAGTCGACGAAGACGGGTTTGAGGTCGTCGACGAGACGCCACAGTTCCAGGCGACGGTGCAACAGGAGATCCAAGCAAAGGTGGATGCGAACCACCCTGACGGGATCGCAGACACGAGCGACGAGCGGATTGACGGGGTGACGTTGGCCCAAGAAGAGCGCATTCGAGCGCGGGAAGCGGAACTCGAACGGATTAGTGCTCGTGCGGAACTGGGGTCGCAAGAGGGCCGTGAGGCGCGGTCGCGGGTGATTGCGGCCGAACGGAGCGCTGAGCGACGGCGGCAGTTCCAGAAGCGCGCGGCAAGCGTGAATCCGATGGCTGACCTCGACCGGGCAGATCCCCGGACGGAGCTGACCCAAGCACAGTTGGGCGCAGTGAATTCTCAGGCAACACGGTTAGCGGAGAAGCTGGATGGGTGGTCGCGAGCGGCGATCAGTCGGCGGCTGAGCGAGGCGGTGTTGAGCGGCAAGGACATGATGTCGGCAACTGTGAGCGTGTTCGAGGAACTCGAAGGTGCACCGGGGACGATGGTACCAATCGGGAAGCTTGAGGGCGTGTCGCGACGCGAGGTGTGCGTTGAAGGGACGCTGACAACGGTGTGGGAGTCTGAGTCGCCGGCGATTCAGCAAGTGGGGCTCCTCGAAGACGAAACTGGGCAGGTGAAGCTGACGAGTTGGAAGGCCTCGGACGTGCCGTGGATTTGTGAGGGCGAACGCGTGCGGATTCACGGAGCGGCGCGGAACTGGTACGACGGGCGTGTCTCGATTGCCCTGACGGGCTGGACGACCGTGCATTTCCCCGAGCGCGACGCTTGGTGGGACGCCTAACAGCGCGAGGCAGCCCTCTTTTTTGTTGGTGGCCGGTCCGACCCAGGCCCCACCGCCCCACCCTCCGCTCCGTGCTCGCAGCCGCTGCGCGCGCAGCCACGACCTCTGTTACTGGAGAGAACGTGGTCCCGTTTCCAATAGTAAATTGAGACGAGGAAGGAGAGAAAAACACCGTTGTGAGATGTCTGAGTGCCAGTTACTCATGTCGATTGTGAGTCTCATTCTGATCTGACTCTGGTTATCCTGTGAGTTCGCTGGTATACTGTTGTTCCCAGTCGTCACGGGCTTCGATTTCTCGGCGACCTCTGGCTGTGATCGCGTAGACGTTCGTTCGGCGGTCCTTCTCGCCTTTGTCGAGCAGTCCCTTCTCGACGAGTGTATCGAGATTAGGATACAGCCGGCCGTGGTGGATCTCGGTTTCGTAGTAGTCCTCGAGTTGGTCTTTGATTGCGAGGCCGTGTGGCTCGTCCAAGCCGGCGGTGACGTACAGCAGGTCGCGTTGGAACCCGGTCAAGTCGTGCATTTTGCTGTCCGCAGCTAGTTTAAGAATACATATACGTTTGTTGGCCACGGCCGGGTTTCAGAGTGGCCTCGCTGGACGAACGTTTATATCCGAACGTACAGCCACGACGCGGTATGCCCCTACCGTGACCAGACCGCGGAATTTCAACCGTATGGCGAAGCGACGCAGATTACAGACGCACAGCTGGAACCCGACCACGCCGAGCACGGCGATGTGATCTGGGAGCGCGACCACCCAGCCGGCGACGAGTCGGACACGAACATCTGTCAGTCCTGCGAGCGAGCTATCTCATCGACTCAGAGCCAGTGTCGGTTCTGCCTCCAACAGGACGTCTCAGTCTCTGACAGCGCCTCTGAACCCTACGAGCAAACACTCCACGGAATCATCTGCCTGCTCGTCACGTCACAGTCCTCGCGAGGTGCACTCGCAAAAGGGACTGCAGCAGCGCGATTACTGCAGAAGTCCCACTCATCCTCTATCGACGAGTGTACACGCATTGCGGCGCTCGAACAGTCGATCGCGGAGCCACTCCGAACACGGTGGGGCCACCTCCCGGACGTTGTTCCAGCGACTGGATCGCGTGCTGATGGCTTCGTGGCGAAAGCACGGTCGGTCTCGTTGTGGTCTGCTTCTCCTTCGACGGAGGGTTCTGCTTCCCGGTGGTACGACGCTGCTGGGACGCAGATTACTGAGGAGTCCCGTCGTGAGCAGTTACTCTCTGACTCGGAGACATGGGTTGTCCCAGCGATTGCGCTTCGGCGAGCGTCTGCTGATGTCTCGTCGTCACAGTCGTCGTCAGCCTCGCCAACACGGCAATTGCTCCGCTGTCAGTCGTGTGGGGAGCAGACACCGCATCGGTTCGACTCACGCGACGACAGCCCACCCGCAGCGTGGGCTGGAGAGCCTGTCTGGCGGTGTTCCGTATGTCGAACGCCGCAGTACGGACCTGATCCAGATTCCTGATATTGGTACGAGAATGAATCAGGGGGCTCTGTTGAGTTCCGTAGAACTAACAGAAATCGTGTGACGCAGATACAGAGTTCATCCAGTACCACCTCTTCTATCAGATCGTTGCCGGAGAACGGGTAGCATCTGACTACACACCCAATCTCAGATGGGACGAGCTCCCTCAAGCTATAAAGTAGTGACACGACTACGTAGACACAATAACCAGGTGCCATCTCTCTTTGAAACGACGACACCTCCTCCTCGGAACCACCGGACTCCTCACCGCACTCGCCGGCTGTAACATCAGCACCGAAAACAACGGAGACATAGCGAACCCCAACAACACCACGGAAACAACCCCTACCAATAGTGCAGATATCTCAATCAGTATATCGACTTCTTCGCAGCCAGACAAGCTGCCGCCAATATGGAGAAATCATAATATCGCGGATTTCCAGGCCCAGTTCCAGGTAGAAACCTCAGGCAACGTGGAATCAGTCAATGTATCCAACGAGAAAGTACAGATAGGCCCTGATTCTGACCAGTGGAATGATAATACAGTTACTGTGCAACCAGGACAAATGACGCCTGGGGAACAGGAATTCACCGCAACAGCTTCTTCAGGAAGTAACCAGGCCCAGGATACAGCACCATCTGTAAAGCCAACACCAGGCAATTACAAAGTCGATGTAATTCCTGCGAGAAACGAGAAAATGAGAGAAGAAATCAGCCAAAACTCTATCCAGGA from Haloferax sp. Atlit-12N includes the following:
- a CDS encoding SOSS complex subunit B family protein, whose amino-acid sequence is MSSNNSSRKVVSVAEQAFEQADDKTVDEDGFEVVDETPQFQATVQQEIQAKVDANHPDGIADTSDERIDGVTLAQEERIRAREAELERISARAELGSQEGREARSRVIAAERSAERRRQFQKRAASVNPMADLDRADPRTELTQAQLGAVNSQATRLAEKLDGWSRAAISRRLSEAVLSGKDMMSATVSVFEELEGAPGTMVPIGKLEGVSRREVCVEGTLTTVWESESPAIQQVGLLEDETGQVKLTSWKASDVPWICEGERVRIHGAARNWYDGRVSIALTGWTTVHFPERDAWWDA
- a CDS encoding PadR family transcriptional regulator, giving the protein MHDLTGFQRDLLYVTAGLDEPHGLAIKDQLEDYYETEIHHGRLYPNLDTLVEKGLLDKGEKDRRTNVYAITARGRREIEARDDWEQQYTSELTG